A window of Quercus robur chromosome 12, dhQueRobu3.1, whole genome shotgun sequence genomic DNA:
TTACAGTTTTAACTTGTTGCAAGCTTATTGCTGTTATTGAATTGGATATAATTGTTGAATTGAATCACATTGTAAATgggtttctgtttttttttttttttttttttttgggtgtgtggaAATGTTGGTGGAAGGTCTAGAATAGTTTGAAATTAATGTGTAACTtgtgaattttcttttcatgtcAGGGGTTCGTCGTCGTTGTTAATTAGTTCATTGTATTGCTGTGGATTGGAGAAGCTAAATATATGTGATTTTGAATCAATCTATGTTGAATAGCAATGGGGACGAATTGACTGGTAACTTACTAACTTATTATGAATGTTGTTCCTAGTCAAGATGTTTTCTCTCTCATTGGATCAGTAAAATTGAGGGTATAGTTTGTGTGCTAAAGTGTGAAATGTGGCCTATGATATGTTTAGGATTTCATATAGTTGAGCAGTCAATCTTGGTTTAAAGAAAGGAGGATAGTTGTTTTGAATACTGCATATTCTTCATAAGATtgaggaaaaggaaaacaaaacttCAAAAATGGCTTCATTTCTAAATTTGGAAGGTTATTGAGAGTTACTTTAATCAAAGCTATGGAAGGAGGAAGCACAGGATTGAGGAAACCTGAGAAAATGTTTGGATGTTGCCCATGATTAATTAGAACATTCAACAAAGGCCTGGGTTTTTAAAATTCTAGTCTGACATAAAATCTTTTGATTCTCATTTGTTTCCTGAGCTTTTCAATTACAATGAACTTGAGATTGATGGGGTTCAATgctttattttacaatttctttaaGGTGAttttgccttcttcttcttttttttttggggggggggggggggggggagaataATACTGGTCCAAAGAAGTCGCTGAaggtcatatttttttattttttttttatactgaaaatgaaaattctatCATTCAACATACACATTTACCCTTTCCCATTATGtcacaaatttttaaaagagcATAATTTGACttctttttaaatatcttttatttttatgtgaaaattgtgTATACTTGGAGAATCTTTGAGATCTTTTATGTCCACTTTCTACAGTCAGTTATTTGTGCTTCGTAATCTGTTTAAGGAAATTCACATGCATCAGtcttaaaaataatgttaaaaagaagaagaagaagaagatcataATAGCAATTATTTATTCATAATCATCATATCTTCTTTTACCTCCATCCTGGTCCCAAGAAGAAAACGGTTTTAGTCTAGCTTGCCAAAGACTCTAacatttgcttcttcttcttattttggcTTTTGATTTCTGGTTGGCATTTTCTTTTGAAGCTCTAGTTATTTAAATAAGATTCTATGTCTGCATATATACTCTTCCATGTGATGCAATGGTACATAGGTTGACTTTGTATATGATATCTATGGATCTGttagtttttattctttgttttctattatgaaactatatttttcattttccttgttATGTAGTCAATACAAGCAAAAAATTAGGTTTTGTTTCACttagttatcattttttgtctcAATACCTTTATTTCGGTTTCATggttatataaataaattgagaTTATAAAGTTTTTAAGAGTATATTCTTAGTTTGCATACaatgatgcaattttttaatTCCATCTTGCAGTTACTTTTCTATCAAGATATTGTTGTAGTATCTGCTTTTTCAAGGAATTCTTATAAGATTTGAGAAAATGGTTGGGTGTAATAAACCGCCTAGAAGTGATCAACCTTCAATCAAATACAGGTCTATCCCAGTCAAGGGGGTGTCCCCTGAGCTTGCTGATTTTGTTCACGAAGAATATGCTCCCACCCTCTCTGTTAATGAAGATCAGCAATGCAATACAACATCTGTACCCAAGTCACCAGAGATTTTGAGTACAGCTCAGCTCATCTCAGCAGTTGGTCAGATATGGGATTGTGCAAGTCGTCCTCTTGCTTTTCTCCAACCTAAGAAGAATTTTCACTATAATGACAAAGACTTTGAGAAAAAGGAAATCTTGGGTAATCTGGACATGCAAGGACATGGCAGAGTACCTACTTCAGCTGATAGTAATTGCTTTCATGTTGATGTAAGGACTGCTGGCCATATTTCACCTATGGTGCTGCCTAACTTGGATTGTCCTAAAGCAACCCAGAAGATGTCAATAATTGAAAGGCATGGTGAAAATTATACTCATTCATTATTCTGGAGTTTTTTGCGAGGTCATAGCAACATGTCTAATGAattgtggaaggaaaaggggcTTTCAGGTGTTAAAAATTCTTATGAGTTGGGAAATATATATGGATGGATGGGTGAAATCATTCCTGCCAGACTAAAACATCCTGTTAAAGTTACTGAAATTGAGAACAAGAAAACTGGTGAGAGCTGCTTTTCAGGAGGTATAACTAGCTCAGCAGGTAGCTTCATTTTAGGAGATAGGGCTAGCCCTGCAATCTTGGCCAGTTGTAATTCTGATGTAATCAAATGTAATGCTACATCATCATCTAATAATGTAAGTTTTGCAATAAATGCAACAGAAATGACCTCATTGTATAAAGATTATTTCCTTGATATCCAAGATAATCAGGCAGATGTTGGTGTTTCAAGGAGCCCAAGTTCGAGTATCTATGCAGACTATCATATTAACTCTATAGCTTCATGTAGTAGTGCATTTGAGAAATGCCAGAACAAGACTGATGGTAATGAACTGCCTGAGAACAACAGAAAACAACCACAAAAGTCTGTTGTTGAGGATGAGTATAAAGCAGAGATTCACTCCTCAGCACCAAGAAAACCCTGTTCTGTCATTGCTAAGCAAGAGCATGCCTTTGCAGGGGCATTGGCTGGTATATTTGTTAGCCTTTGTCTGCATCCTGTTGATACGGTTAAGACAGTCATTCAATCTTGCCATGCAGAGCAAAAGTCTATCTGTTACATTGGAAAGTCAATTGTTTCTGATAGAGGTAAGTTTCTTTATGAGACTTGAAGGTGTTTGTGCTTGCTAGAATTTTACAGAACATCTAATTTTTGTATGACAACTAGAAGGCTTTCTGTTTTGATTTGTAAACTTGCCCAAATGCCAATTTGACATTAATAGAGATTGATTTCAGGTTTAACTGGACTTTATCGTGGAATTGCTACCAATATTACATCTTCAGCTCCAATTTCTGCACTTTACACTTTCACATATGAATCAATTAAAGGAGCTTTGCTTCCTCTTTTCCCCAAGGTAGCTTTATTTCTCGTGTATATGTGTGTTTCCATATCCCCTCATTTTATGTTGAATGAATTTAGAAGCCTGATGAAAAGCCTCAAATTTTAGTCTCTGGATTTGTGGTTCTTATTGTCAGTGTAATGTTTATTGGCTCTTAAGTCTCACATATTTATTTTGTGCAGGAATATTACTCCATTGCCCATTGCATGGCCGGTGGTTGTGCAAGCGTTGctacttcttttatttttactccTAGTGAGCGTATAAAGCAGCAGATGCAAGTTAGCTCACACTATCAGAACTGCTGGTATAACTATAAGATTCTGTATTATCTTTGGTAATATTGCAACTTTGATGTTGCTTTAGAATATGAGTTGATTTAGATGTTTTTATACAGGAATTCATTCAACCATTTGGTTTCAATCGTTCCTAAAATATTGTTCATTTTTGCTTTCGTTTCTATCTGTTGATCCAGATCTTAAGTTCAAAGTCTCAATATACGTTGCTTCCTATTATGCTTTGTTTCTGCCATAATTTGTCCAAGTGAGACTTATGTTGTGTTAGTTTGCTTTTTGTGTTACTCATTGTTCTGTTTTTGTAGGAATGCATTTGTTGGAATTATTGGAAAGGGTGGTTTACGTTCATTATATGCTGGGTGGGGAGCAGTACTCTGTAGGAATGTTCCTCACTCAGTTATCAAGGTTAGATCTTCCTACATGCTAGATGGGTTCATCACTAAAAAGAGGGTCTGTCATGGCAAGAAgtcacagacacacacacacggaGCTGGCTCTACCATATGcatgtaataatatattagagagAGACCAAGCTATATCATATAAATGTTTCAGTAAGCCTCCCATGTTAATTGTATGGTATGCTTTCCTTTGTAACTAGTTTGATTGTTTAGTATCCCACTGTCTAGTTTGATTGTTTAGTATCCCACTGTCATTAACCCTTCTTTTTATCCCTGCTT
This region includes:
- the LOC126709280 gene encoding uncharacterized protein LOC126709280 isoform X1; this encodes MVGCNKPPRSDQPSIKYRSIPVKGVSPELADFVHEEYAPTLSVNEDQQCNTTSVPKSPEILSTAQLISAVGQIWDCASRPLAFLQPKKNFHYNDKDFEKKEILGNLDMQGHGRVPTSADSNCFHVDVRTAGHISPMVLPNLDCPKATQKMSIIERHGENYTHSLFWSFLRGHSNMSNELWKEKGLSGVKNSYELGNIYGWMGEIIPARLKHPVKVTEIENKKTGESCFSGGITSSAGSFILGDRASPAILASCNSDVIKCNATSSSNNVSFAINATEMTSLYKDYFLDIQDNQADVGVSRSPSSSIYADYHINSIASCSSAFEKCQNKTDGNELPENNRKQPQKSVVEDEYKAEIHSSAPRKPCSVIAKQEHAFAGALAGIFVSLCLHPVDTVKTVIQSCHAEQKSICYIGKSIVSDRGLTGLYRGIATNITSSAPISALYTFTYESIKGALLPLFPKEYYSIAHCMAGGCASVATSFIFTPSERIKQQMQVSSHYQNCWNAFVGIIGKGGLRSLYAGWGAVLCRNVPHSVIKFYTYESLKGVMLSSMQSSAQLSTLQTLVCGGLAGSTAALFTTPFDVVKTRLQTQIPGSMSQYGSVFQALREIGKNEGLQGLYRGLTPRLVMYMSQGAIFFASYEFFKRMFSLEEPRHNAQTIQYKQSTKDDESSTLPILLPSSSASSASSSSSRLRSLHS
- the LOC126709280 gene encoding uncharacterized protein LOC126709280 isoform X2, whose protein sequence is MSWKTTHNTCLLLSRSIPVKGVSPELADFVHEEYAPTLSVNEDQQCNTTSVPKSPEILSTAQLISAVGQIWDCASRPLAFLQPKKNFHYNDKDFEKKEILGNLDMQGHGRVPTSADSNCFHVDVRTAGHISPMVLPNLDCPKATQKMSIIERHGENYTHSLFWSFLRGHSNMSNELWKEKGLSGVKNSYELGNIYGWMGEIIPARLKHPVKVTEIENKKTGESCFSGGITSSAGSFILGDRASPAILASCNSDVIKCNATSSSNNVSFAINATEMTSLYKDYFLDIQDNQADVGVSRSPSSSIYADYHINSIASCSSAFEKCQNKTDGNELPENNRKQPQKSVVEDEYKAEIHSSAPRKPCSVIAKQEHAFAGALAGIFVSLCLHPVDTVKTVIQSCHAEQKSICYIGKSIVSDRGLTGLYRGIATNITSSAPISALYTFTYESIKGALLPLFPKEYYSIAHCMAGGCASVATSFIFTPSERIKQQMQVSSHYQNCWNAFVGIIGKGGLRSLYAGWGAVLCRNVPHSVIKFYTYESLKGVMLSSMQSSAQLSTLQTLVCGGLAGSTAALFTTPFDVVKTRLQTQIPGSMSQYGSVFQALREIGKNEGLQGLYRGLTPRLVMYMSQGAIFFASYEFFKRMFSLEEPRHNAQTIQYKQSTKDDESSTLPILLPSSSASSASSSSSRLRSLHS
- the LOC126709280 gene encoding mitochondrial magnesium exporter 1 isoform X3 codes for the protein MQGHGRVPTSADSNCFHVDVRTAGHISPMVLPNLDCPKATQKMSIIERHGENYTHSLFWSFLRGHSNMSNELWKEKGLSGVKNSYELGNIYGWMGEIIPARLKHPVKVTEIENKKTGESCFSGGITSSAGSFILGDRASPAILASCNSDVIKCNATSSSNNVSFAINATEMTSLYKDYFLDIQDNQADVGVSRSPSSSIYADYHINSIASCSSAFEKCQNKTDGNELPENNRKQPQKSVVEDEYKAEIHSSAPRKPCSVIAKQEHAFAGALAGIFVSLCLHPVDTVKTVIQSCHAEQKSICYIGKSIVSDRGLTGLYRGIATNITSSAPISALYTFTYESIKGALLPLFPKEYYSIAHCMAGGCASVATSFIFTPSERIKQQMQVSSHYQNCWNAFVGIIGKGGLRSLYAGWGAVLCRNVPHSVIKFYTYESLKGVMLSSMQSSAQLSTLQTLVCGGLAGSTAALFTTPFDVVKTRLQTQIPGSMSQYGSVFQALREIGKNEGLQGLYRGLTPRLVMYMSQGAIFFASYEFFKRMFSLEEPRHNAQTIQYKQSTKDDESSTLPILLPSSSASSASSSSSRLRSLHS
- the LOC126709280 gene encoding uncharacterized protein LOC126709280 isoform X4 translates to MVGCNKPPRSDQPSIKYRSIPVKGVSPELADFVHEEYAPTLSVNEDQQCNTTSVPKSPEILSTAQLISAVGQIWDCASRPLAFLQPKKNFHYNDKDFEKKEILGNLDMQGHGRVPTSADSNCFHVDVRTAGHISPMVLPNLDCPKATQKMSIIERHGENYTHSLFWSFLRGHSNMSNELWKEKGLSGVKNSYELGNIYGWMGEIIPARLKHPVKVTEIENKKTGESCFSGGITSSAGSFILGDRASPAILASCNSDVIKCNATSSSNNVSFAINATEMTSLYKDYFLDIQDNQADVGVSRSPSSSIYADYHINSIASCSSAFEKCQNKTDGNELPENNRKQPQKSVVEDEYKAEIHSSAPRKPCSVIAKQEHAFAGALAGIFVSLCLHPVDTVKTVIQSCHAEQKSICYIGKSIVSDRGLTGLYRGIATNITSSAPISALYTFTYESIKGALLPLFPKEYYSIAHCMAGGCASVATSFIFTPSERIKQQMQVSSHYQNCWNAFVGIIGKGGLRSLYAGWGAVLCRNVPHSVIKFYTYESLKGVMLSSMQSSAQLSTLQTVSLSLLPAPL